A genomic stretch from Nilaparvata lugens isolate BPH chromosome 8, ASM1435652v1, whole genome shotgun sequence includes:
- the LOC120352863 gene encoding LOW QUALITY PROTEIN: WD repeat-containing protein 13-like (The sequence of the model RefSeq protein was modified relative to this genomic sequence to represent the inferred CDS: inserted 1 base in 1 codon), which translates to MEANVRGGQDPRWIVEPMMMIWHLTSFVFVVSGGGAKLQRCRRVTLQEGCPVTCISWRAWISREARDPTLLVNXAANVVCLYRVLDQEGTLKLKRRFSVRHKSVRCPVRSTFCPLMSFREGACVVTGSEDSCVYFLDIEREVRPVVNKLQGHACPVLGVSFNYDESLLATSDLQGLVIVWSREKK; encoded by the exons ATGGAGGCAAATGTTAGAGGAGGCCAAGATCCGCGTTGGATTGTCGAGCCAATGATGATGATAT GGCACCTAACTTCGTTTGTGTTCGTGGTGAGTGGCGGAGGGGCCAAACTGCAGCGGTGTCGCAGGGTGACCCTACAGGAGGGGTGTCCGGTGACCTGCATCAGCTGGCGAGCGTGGATCAGCCGAGAGGCTCGTGATCCCACACTACTCGTCA TGGCTGCCAACGTTGTCTGTCTATACAG GGTGCTGGACCAGGAAGGGACACTGAAACTGAAACGTCGTTTCTCTGTTCGCCACAAGTCGGTCCGTTGTCCGGTGCGTTCCACGTTCTGTCCGCTCATGTCGTTCCGCGAAGGCGCATGCGTGGTAACCGGAAGTGAAGACTCGTGTGTGTATTTCCTCGACATTGAACGTGAG GTTCGTCCAGTAGTGAACAAGTTGCAAGGTCATGCCTGTCCTGTGTTGGGTGTATCGTTCAACTATGACGAGTCCCTTCTAGCAACTAGCGATCTGCAGGGCTTGGTCATTGTGTGGAGCCGGGAGAAGAAGTAG